DNA from Chitinophagales bacterium:
GATATCACTTCCACTTCTGCTAAGCTAAATTGGAGCTTCGCGACCGGTGCTAAAAAATATACAATACAATATCGTATTGCGGGAAAAATGGATTGGCAGAAAACAAATGCCATGGGATCACTTACCTATAAAACACTGAAAAACCTTCTGCCGGCTACTAACTATGAATGGCAGGTGGCTTCCGTATGCGATATTGGCGGCAATACAAAATCCGGCTTCAGCCTCTTAAAAAAATTTACTACCTCTTCGGAAAAGGATTTTATAAATGCTCATGCAGCGTCTGGGATCAGCATTTTCCCTAATCCCGCTACGAGTCAATTATATGTACGTTTCAATTTAACCTTTCCTACATCTGTTCAGGTCCGATTTTTCAATATTCTGGGTGAAGAAAAATTATTGTTAAAGCAAAGCATAGAATCGGACCAGCAATTGATTCCTATTTCCATTCAGCAATTGCCTTCAGGAATCTATTTTGTTGAATGTATAGCAGGTTCCGAAAAAATTGTGCAACAAATAGAAGTACAATAATTTTTATTTGTGCTGAATTCCGATCTTCCAAGTCATTGCTTCTATCTCTGAAATAATTTACCTGCCAATGAGTTTATTTAAACACATTAATTTTGCGGAGAAAGAAGTGGTTTTGAAAAATAAATTTTCAATAGGTGATAAGGTCTTTCTGATACATTCGAAAGAAGAAGCCACGATAACAAAATTAGAGGGCTCTTCGATGCTGTATGTGCAGGTGGATGGTATGGAAATTCCTGTCTTTTACGATGATATTTCCAGGGATATACCCCTGGAAAGTAAAGATTTAAAAGTTCCTGTACAGGCCACCGTAAAAAATTCTGACAACCGAGTCCTTCTCAATAAAAAGAATAGCGGTGTATTTATCTGTTTCTTTCCTCTTAAAGAAAACATTGGTGATCTCAGGGCATTCGATATTTATTTATTGAATGATACAGAGCATGCCTTATCATTTTCGTATAATTTTTTTTTAGGTGGAAATCTTCATTTCACTCTTTCCAAAATTGCATTACCAAATCAGCCTGTTCTTATGCATCAAATAGAATATGATCTGCTGAACGACATGCCATTTATAGATCTGACTTTCAGGGATGTCATGAATAAGTTTATAAATGGCGTTGTCAGGCAAAAGATAAAACCCCAGAATTTTTTTAATAAATTAAATAAAGCTCCTCTGTTGGAGGGTGAGATGTATTTGTATAAAGCTGCAATATCTCAGATCGAGAGAAAGAAAGAGATCATAAAAAAAGAGGAGGTAGAGGATATTTTTTTTGATCCTGAAATTTTAAAACAATTGATGAGTACTTCTGCTGAAAGCAAGGACCATGAAATTTCCCCTGCGGTGAGTGAGGTGGATCTGCATATCGAGGAACTTGTGCATGACCATGCTCTAATGCCAAACTCTGATAAGATTCAGGTTCAGCTTCGCACCTTCGAACAGACACTGGAACGTGCCATCGCAAACCATGCAAACAAGCTTTATATTATACATGGTGTGGGAAGTGGCAAATTAAAAAATGAAATTCATAGGTTGTTAAAAACTTACAGGGAAGTAAAATCTTTTAACAATGATTATCATCCTAAGTATGGCTACGGCGCCACCGAAATTTTTTTAAGATAATCCGG
Protein-coding regions in this window:
- a CDS encoding DUF2027 domain-containing protein, translating into MSLFKHINFAEKEVVLKNKFSIGDKVFLIHSKEEATITKLEGSSMLYVQVDGMEIPVFYDDISRDIPLESKDLKVPVQATVKNSDNRVLLNKKNSGVFICFFPLKENIGDLRAFDIYLLNDTEHALSFSYNFFLGGNLHFTLSKIALPNQPVLMHQIEYDLLNDMPFIDLTFRDVMNKFINGVVRQKIKPQNFFNKLNKAPLLEGEMYLYKAAISQIERKKEIIKKEEVEDIFFDPEILKQLMSTSAESKDHEISPAVSEVDLHIEELVHDHALMPNSDKIQVQLRTFEQTLERAIANHANKLYIIHGVGSGKLKNEIHRLLKTYREVKSFNNDYHPKYGYGATEIFLR